A stretch of DNA from Acomys russatus chromosome 4, mAcoRus1.1, whole genome shotgun sequence:
gaaggcagaagccaatACTCTTCCTGGATTAACAGCATGCTCCAGGCCCGCCCAGGGTGGatgagacactatctcagaagcaaaacaaaacacagaaatgtaCGGGGCGCTATAAATACATTGGTTGGAGATATTTACATTTggttatctatctgtctgtctgtctgtctgtctgtctgtctgtctgtctatctgtctgtctgtctatctatctatctatctatctatctatctatctatctatctaagtgttttttagacagggcttctctgtgtgtagccttggctgtcctagaactcactctgtagagcaggctggccttgaactcacagagatccacctgcctctgcctcccaagtgttgggattacaggtgtgcgccaccacacccagcttttattgGCTTTATATCTGGAAAgcatcaaacattttaaaagttgaagCGGTAATTCAGTCTGCATATGTTCTTTTATTAGATTCAAGAATTGTTTATGCTTCCCTGAAGTTGCTtcatgttcttgtgtgtgtgctgtgcgtgTGGGAAGCCGTGCACATGTGGAAACCTGACATTCATTCTCTCCATTTAGAATTTGGTTCTGGAGGACGCTAACTCTCAAGAGAAGCCTGGCCGTGGTGACTTGAGCCATGGCCTCCGACCTGGACTTCTCACCTCCTGAGGTGCCCGAGCCCACCTTCCTGGAGAACGTGCTGCGGTACGGGCTCTTCCTGGGAGCCATCTTCCAGCTCATCTGTGTGCTGGCCATCATTGTGCCCATT
This window harbors:
- the Manbal gene encoding protein MANBAL; its protein translation is MASDLDFSPPEVPEPTFLENVLRYGLFLGAIFQLICVLAIIVPIPKPHESEAEQSEPRSSEVLKKPKAAAPSTNKRPKKETKKKR